From Xiphophorus couchianus chromosome 23, X_couchianus-1.0, whole genome shotgun sequence, one genomic window encodes:
- the gfpt2 gene encoding glutamine--fructose-6-phosphate aminotransferase [isomerizing] 2 has protein sequence MCGIFAYLNYQVPRTRKEIFETLVKGLLRLEYRGYDSAGVAVDGPTKTTTDLNNNNSICLIKKKGKVKALEEEIYQKDRDINETLHTHFGLAHTRWATHGEPSAVNSHPQRSDKNNEFVVIHNGIITNYKELKKYLITKGYEFESETDTEVIPKLIKYLYDNRENNSITFSTLVERVIQQLEGAFSLIFKSRHYPGEAVSTRRGSPLLIGVRSEHELPTEQIPVQYNSGHIKEDIHEKNSHNRTDSPNAINSNEDGRAVEYYFASDASAIIEHTNKVLYMEDDDIAVVKGGELSIHRINRQAGDDPVRAIQTLQMELQQIMKGNFEAFMQKEIFEQPESVVNTMRGRICFDTNTVILGGLKDHLKEIKRCRRLIVIGCGTSFHAAVATRQILEELTELPVMVELASDFLDRNTPVFRDDVCFFISQSGETADTLMALRYCKDRGALTMGITNTVGSSICRETDCGVHINAGPEIGVASTKAYTSQFVSLIMFGLMMSEDRLSLQKRRLEIIHGLKMLPELIKKVLSLDEKIKTIANELYQQRSLLVMGRGYNYATCLEGALKIKEITYMHSEGILAGELKHGPLALIDKDMPVIMVIMRDGCYTKCQNALQQVTARSGRPILLCSQDDSELMKNAYKTIELPQIVDCLQGILSVIPLQLMSFHLAVLRGYDVDCPRNLAKSVTVE, from the exons ATGTGTG GGATTTTTGCTTACCTGAACTACCAAGTGCCACGCACCCGAAAGGAGATATTTGAGACGCTGGTGAAGGGTCTGCTGAGGCTGGAGTACAGAGGGTACGATTCAGCAG GTGTTGCCGTAGACGGCCCCACCAAGACAACCACTGacctcaacaacaacaacagtatCTGCTTAATCAAGAAAAAGGGCAAGGTCAAGGCTCTGGAGGAGGAGATCTACC AAAAAGACCGGGACATCAATGAGACTCTGCACACACACTTTGGCCTGGCTCACACTCGCTGGGCTACGCACGGAGAGCCGAGTGCTGTCAACAGTCACCCCCAGCGATCCGACAAAAACAATG AGTTTGTTGTCATCCACAACGGCATTATAACCAACTACAAAGAGCTGAAGAAGTACCTG ATCACCAAAGGATACGAATTTGAGTCAGAGACAGATACAGAGGTGATCCCAAAACTGATCAAATACCTGTATGACAATCGAGAAAACAACAGCATCACGTTCTCCACACTGGTGGAGAGAGTCATCCAGCAACTG GAAGGAGCCTTCTCTCTCATTTTCAAAAGCCGTCATTACCCTGGAGAGGCTGTGTCCACCAG GAGAGGAAGTCCGCTGCTCATCGGTGTGCGAAGTGAGCACGAGCTGCCAACCGAGCAAATCCCTGTGCAGTACAACAGTG GTCACATAAAGGAAGACATTCATGAGAAGAACAGCCATAATCGCACGGACTCGCCCAACGCCATCAACTCAAACGAAGATGGCAGGGCTGTGGAGTACTACTTTGCCTCTGACGCTAG TGCCATCATCGAGCACACTAACAAGGTGTTGTACATGGAGGATGATGACATTGCAGTTGTGAAAGGAGGTGAACTCTCCATCCACAGGATTAACCGGCAGGCCGGTGACGATCCAGTGAGAGCAATTCAGACGCTGcagatggagctgcagcagatcATGAAAG GAAACTTTGAAGCTTTTATGCAGAAGGAGATCTTTGAGCAGCCGGAATCAGTAGTTAACACCATGAGAGGCCGGATTTGTTTTGACACTAATACAG TGATTCTTGGAGGCTTGAAGGACCACCTGAAGGAGATCAAACGCTGCAGGCGGCTTATCGTGATAGGCTGTGGCACTAGTTTCCACGCTGCAGTTGCT acCAGACAGATCCTGGAGGAACTGACAGAACTGCCCGTCATGGTGGAGCTGGCCAGCGACTTCTTGGACCGCAACACCCCAGTCTTCAGAGACGACGTTTGCTTCTTCATCAGTCAGTCAG GGGAGACAGCGGACACCCTGATGGCCCTGCGATATTGCAAGGATCGAGGGGCTCTTACTATGGGTATCACCAACACTGTGGGGAGCTCCATCTGCAGAGAGACTGACTGTGGGGTCCACATCAATGCAGGACCGGAAATAGGAGTGGCCAGTACTAAG GCCTACACCAGTCAGTTTGTGTCCCTCATCATGTTTGGCCTGATGATGAGTGAAGACAGACTCTCACTGCAGAAGAGAAGACTGGAGATCATTCACGGCCTCAAGATGCTACCAG agctgataaaaaaggtgTTGTCACTGGATGAGAAGATTAAGACCATAGCCAACGAGCTGTATCAGCAAAGGTCACTTTTGGTTATGGGACGAGGGTACAACTACGCCACTTGCCTTGAGGGGGCGCTG aaaatCAAGGAAATCACATACATGCACTCAGAGGGCATCCTGGCCGGAGAACTGAAGCACGGTCCTTTGGCACTCATCGACAAAGACATGCCAGTCATCATGGTTATCATGCGTGACGGCTGCTACACCAAGTGTCAGAATGCTTTGCAACAGGTCACTGCCAGATCG GGCCGACCCATTCTTCTGTGCTCTCAGGATGATTCAGAGCTGATGAAAAATGCATACAAGACCATTGAGCTGCCACAGATCGTGGATTGTCTGCAGGGCATCCTCAGTGTCATCCCCCTACAGCTGATGTCCTTCCACCTAGCTGTCCTGCGAGGATATGAT GTTGACTGTCCCAGAAACTTGGCCAAGTCTGTGACTGTGGAATAA